In Spirochaetota bacterium, the DNA window ATCTTTGAGTTATAACCATAAGGTTATAGGAAGTTATAAATTGAGAGATAAGACTTACTTGAAGGTTTTGGTATCAGCGATAAGACTCAATATTCTATCTGAATACATAAACTATTTTAAGAACATTGGTATCTCAATAATTGGGGTTGCGCCGGCTACAATAAATAACATAGAGATATTCCATAATGAGCCTTCTGTTGGGGCAGTTGCAGTCGTTATCAATAAGCAGGATGAAATACTTATGGGTATAGTTTCAAAAAATGGTATCTTGAAACTTGAAGTTATAGAAATGGTAGATAGGAATGTAATTGAAAACTACATAGTTTCTTTTGTCTCGGATTTTATCAAGGAGAGGAGTGTGTTTTTAGAGAAGATACTGATGTTTTATTTTGATAATGATTTTGTTGAGCACATCTTTGATAGAATTAACATACTGTGTGTATTAGGTGAATTGTTGCCTAAATACGGCTGGATGAATGAAAATTTTTCATTTCTGGATATACTATCCTATAAAAGTTTTTCACAGTCCAGTGTAGAATTATCAGTCCCAAAAGAACATAGATCAGTAATTACTGATATAATTATCTTGAGAGCAATAGTGTTATTTACAGTTTTGACATTAGCTGGTTTAATATTCATCATCTCTACTAGGAGTGAAACAGAAAGATATTTGTTGATAAAGAGAGGTATTGAAGGAAATGAGGATAGTATGATACCTGAAGTTAAAAGATATACTAGGATAATTGAGATGAAGAGAAAAATAAATGAATATGAGTCTTTTATATCATCGTTCTACTCTAGGTTTGCCCAAAAGCAAAAATACTTTTACGTACTTTACGATGTATTTAGTAGTCTTGATAGAGACACTTGGCTTAAAGATGTTGAGGTATTCCAGAAAACTTTGAGAATAAGGGGTTTTTCAATAAACGATACTTCGTTCTACATAACAATCTCTAACCTATCAAAAATAGGTAGATTTTCAAAAGTCAAGGTTATCTCCGTAAGAGAGACACAGGATAACTTACTTAGGTTTGAGGTGGAGGTAAGCATATGAGGAGAATTATTCTGAGGGTCTGGGGTGTATTGACGCTAGTTGCTTTTTTGGTAGTTGCTTATTTAGTTGGTGAGTATATTTATCTAAAAGTGAATTTTGAGAAGGTAGATAGTGAGGTTAGGGAGTATCAGGATATACCATATCTCAACAGGAGACTTGCGTCAGTTGAGAGTGAATATATTAGACTGAAAGAAATTGAGTCTGAGACAAGAACTCCAGCACTTGTTCTTGGTAACATTTTAAGGATATTCTCAAAGTATGATGTTGATATAAATTCAATAAACAGGGAGCAGTATGAGGAAGGTGAAGTATATAAAACATCTGTTAGTGGCAAGTTCAGGAATATTTTTCTATCATTAGGGGAGATTGAAAGTTCGTTTATACCTATTAGCATCAGTAGAATTTACATAACTGGCGATTCCGAAAATGTTAGCATGGTGATGAGTTTTGTCATAGCGGAGTAGGTATGTTGGAAATATTGAATCTGCCAAGAGGTGGATACATAGTCCTTAAGAATGGTAAGACAATTCTTCAGATTGGTGTTCCACCTGAAACCATAAAAGACTCTATCAAGCTTTTAGGTGAGGCGCCACAATACTACATAATACCTAAGAATATGCTTGATAGGACAACATTTCTCAATGTTGCAGAAGTTGAGTTTCCGATATACTATAATTACTTCATCAAAAGGCGAAAAACATTCATAATATGCACTGAAGAACAGAAAAATAGTTTGATTACTCTCTTCAAAGAGTCTCTCATAGGACCTGACTATGTTTATGAGGATGACTTTTACAGTGGGTTAAATTGTAATATTTCAGAGGAGATGCTCTTCTTTAGAAGAAAAGACCAAACAAAAAAGGATGAACTTTTTGATGTCTTTGATTCGGTAGAGTTTATTGATATAAACAAAGATGTCAGAATAGAGAACATAACTGTAAGGAAGATTAGTGATAGAATTTGCTTCTTTGAAAATGGAGAGGTTATAAAGGTTAATCTTGAGAATGAACTTAAAGATTCTCTGGATTATGACCTTAAAATAATACACAAGAAGCCATTGAATGATAGAAAACTTTACAACTTCAGGTTTCCTAGGTTTGGTTTTACTTGTCTTGGTGCTAGCAATGGGTTTGACCCTAATGGGACAACTTCCGGTTTTATACTATGGATAAACGGTAAAGGTATTTTCATAGACCCGCCTGCGCACTCTTTTGATGAGATTGAGAGAAACAACATACCTATAAGTAGTATAGTTGCTATAATACTTACTCACTGTCACGCTGACCACGACGCCGGAACGCTACAGAGTATGTTAAGAGGTAGTAAAGAAAGAGTATATACAACTAGAACTGTTTGGGAGTCTTTCAAGAGGAAGTATTCAAGCCTACTTGGAGTAAAACCCGAATTCTTTGATAACATTTGCGAGTTTAGACCTATCAGGATTGGAAAGGAGATTAACATTGAGAATGCTATATTCAAGTTCCATTACGCATTACATTCAATACCTACAGTTGGTTTTACGGTGGAGTTTGAAGGAAAGACATTGTTTTATTCTTCTGATACATTCGTTTCTGATAGAACTAAACTACTTCTTGATGAGGGGATAATATCAAAAGAACGCTATGACTTCAC includes these proteins:
- a CDS encoding cyclic nucleotide-binding domain-containing protein — translated: MLEILNLPRGGYIVLKNGKTILQIGVPPETIKDSIKLLGEAPQYYIIPKNMLDRTTFLNVAEVEFPIYYNYFIKRRKTFIICTEEQKNSLITLFKESLIGPDYVYEDDFYSGLNCNISEEMLFFRRKDQTKKDELFDVFDSVEFIDINKDVRIENITVRKISDRICFFENGEVIKVNLENELKDSLDYDLKIIHKKPLNDRKLYNFRFPRFGFTCLGASNGFDPNGTTSGFILWINGKGIFIDPPAHSFDEIERNNIPISSIVAIILTHCHADHDAGTLQSMLRGSKERVYTTRTVWESFKRKYSSLLGVKPEFFDNICEFRPIRIGKEINIENAIFKFHYALHSIPTVGFTVEFEGKTLFYSSDTFVSDRTKLLLDEGIISKERYDFTMNEFKKYDYILHEAGNGIIHTDISKLDFQTREGQYVYAFHCPEKEYLNYISSNPNPSLLYPHQGVEGSVVILPQNRLSKFDVLTSVKLFLDLPLRNIKILEEDSEFEEYKPGELIIQEGDVKNKDFFIIVEGYVKLFTGGKLYKEYLAFDFFGESAILTERGRSATIIAGDNGCKVLRVKSESFLKSIKGTKLYDKLLNLARIRGKDTWEIFSTKYFEDFTPSMKTYFEMILNYAEFEKGNILYGSGKDANVYILIDGVVSISKNSSVEVLSSEDRKYYFLGDPDHVLLGTNNEIDEIKVISDKARVFYIKSEDFREYFYDYPVILPRLKAYS